The Crassostrea angulata isolate pt1a10 chromosome 1, ASM2561291v2, whole genome shotgun sequence nucleotide sequence TCATTTCCTTGTACCTTTCCGGTCGAGGAATTGCTAATATGGCCTCAAAACAGCAGATAAATATCGATGTGGTAAGCGATGTCATCTGACCCTGGTGTTGGGTTGGGAAGAGGAAGATGGAACTCGCCATGGATTCCGTGAAGGACAAGTATGATTTCCATGTGCGATGGGAGCCGTTTTTCCTCAAACCCAACACCCCACCCGAAGGAATCCCTAAACCAGCTGCGTACACGGACCCAAATAATCCAAGGTAAATTGCAAGAGCCTTTTCAACGCATTTCTTGTTGACAATTTATACTGCTCTGTTCGAGCCTAGTTTAGTCATTCCACTAAAATAAATTAACCTTATCACTCTTAATAGAGTGAATAAATGTTGAATGGTTTACATTGTTACTTGTATATTGCTGAAAGGTCTTTTATAATTTACTATTATGTTTTGTGCAATAATGCATTGTGATTCATATCTACATTGTAACAGGGTGGCAGCCTTGATTCAGAGTGGGGCAGAGATCGGATTGCAGTTCACCAACAAATGTCCTGTATTCCCTAACACCCTGAAGGCACATGCATTGATGGAATATTCCAAAGAAGTAGAAAATggacaaaaacaaaatgacgTTGCAGAAAAACTTTTCAAGGTTAATACTGAAGCttctttttcaattaaattacattaaattacatgtataatcattccATAGATGCTGATGGAAATTTCATCCTGCAGCTTTTTGCCCCAATACTATATTGTACATGtgaatttgtttatttcactCTTAAAATAACAATCACATTTTCAATGCTGTTACATGTGCTTTTTCAGAAGTATTTCAC carries:
- the LOC128170392 gene encoding uncharacterized protein YwbO-like, translated to MASKQQINIDVVSDVIUPWCWVGKRKMELAMDSVKDKYDFHVRWEPFFLKPNTPPEGIPKPAAYTDPNNPRVAALIQSGAEIGLQFTNKCPVFPNTLKAHALMEYSKEVENGQKQNDVAEKLFKKYFTDGEKLADETLLEVVSDAGLSKDSFLDYVTNPDNLEKVVTKAARWSAMGISGVPTFYMNGQKMFSGAQDPHTFTKMFEVAATRFPLQPESKN